One segment of Desulfobacterales bacterium DNA contains the following:
- a CDS encoding tetratricopeptide repeat protein has product MGKEPEFYTATMAQVYSEQGHWEKAAEIYRHLLVQEPDRDDYLAALARVEKKVKQSHNDSLEDLGALFHQWFDLMLKYSNLQKLRNLNR; this is encoded by the coding sequence ATGGGAAAAGAACCTGAATTCTATACCGCCACAATGGCTCAGGTATATTCTGAACAAGGGCACTGGGAAAAGGCTGCTGAAATTTATCGCCATTTACTGGTGCAAGAACCTGATCGTGATGATTATCTGGCGGCGCTGGCGCGGGTAGAGAAAAAGGTGAAGCAAAGCCATAATGATTCGCTTGAAGATTTAGGCGCTTTGTTTCACCAATGGTTTGACCTGATGCTCAAATATAGTAATTTACAAAAACTTCGCAACTTGAATCGTTAA
- the lptE gene encoding LPS assembly lipoprotein LptE has protein sequence MKICKLSLIAILTAVLCWACGYRFADQGGFPGDNERLFVMVLENQTQETGVENIITAELLDELTLRKTYYLANGTTDADVVLSGVVKGVHTRTISVNQPTVANERRVTVLIDLRLTDTDGNIVWAAREISDFEAYLVDLDPEITDANRRTAIKVLSRRIAEKVVNRFSDDF, from the coding sequence TTGAAAATATGCAAGCTAAGCCTAATCGCCATCCTAACGGCAGTGTTATGCTGGGCTTGCGGTTATCGGTTTGCGGATCAGGGCGGTTTCCCCGGCGATAACGAGCGTCTGTTCGTAATGGTTTTGGAAAATCAAACCCAGGAAACCGGCGTGGAAAACATCATTACTGCCGAACTGTTAGATGAACTGACCTTGCGCAAAACCTATTATCTGGCCAATGGAACGACAGATGCCGATGTGGTCCTCAGCGGCGTGGTTAAAGGCGTCCACACAAGGACCATCTCCGTAAATCAACCCACCGTCGCAAATGAGAGGCGCGTGACCGTACTCATTGATTTAAGATTGACCGACACCGATGGTAACATTGTGTGGGCGGCAAGAGAGATATCGGATTTTGAAGCCTATCTGGTAGACCTGGATCCGGAAATTACCGATGCAAATCGGCGCACGGCGATAAAGGTACTGTCAAGACGCATCGCCGAAAAAGTCGTTAATCGATTCAGCGATGATTTCTGA
- a CDS encoding integrase core domain-containing protein, which produces MGKTGVKLHFIQPGKPNQNAFVESFNGRFRDSCLNHRCFLNLDDAAQVLDQLRKHYNQVRPHSSLSYVPPEFYEKQAARYYQTLGRAYRKKGQYENALKEFKKALQRAPESPWCHFDLAIIYIFLGRDEEARVSAAKCMELAPYITVGMFPKPRCKVDKALFNKFLDAMRKAGFPE; this is translated from the coding sequence ATGGGCAAAACGGGTGTGAAATTACATTTTATTCAGCCGGGCAAGCCTAATCAAAATGCTTTTGTTGAATCATTCAATGGCAGATTCAGGGATAGTTGCCTGAACCATCGTTGTTTTCTGAATCTGGACGATGCCGCTCAGGTCCTTGATCAGTTGCGAAAACATTACAACCAGGTCAGGCCCCATAGTTCACTTAGCTATGTGCCACCGGAATTTTATGAAAAACAAGCTGCCCGATACTATCAGACTTTGGGCAGAGCTTACAGAAAAAAGGGGCAGTATGAAAATGCACTAAAAGAATTTAAAAAGGCCCTTCAGCGCGCCCCGGAGTCCCCTTGGTGTCATTTTGATTTGGCCATTATATATATTTTTTTGGGCCGGGATGAGGAGGCTCGTGTATCGGCCGCAAAATGCATGGAGTTAGCACCCTATATTACCGTGGGTATGTTCCCCAAACCTCGTTGTAAGGTGGATAAAGCCTTATTTAATAAGTTTCTCGACGCCATGCGCAAAGCGGGATTTCCAGAGTGA
- the rpsT gene encoding 30S ribosomal protein S20 has protein sequence MANHKSAEKRARQNEKRRLRNKAVKSRIKHITKDVRLASAEGSKEDAMAKMNAAQALIDKAVKKGVIHKKTAARKVSRLSKLVNTIVIF, from the coding sequence TTGGCAAATCATAAATCAGCTGAAAAACGCGCCCGTCAAAACGAGAAACGGCGCCTTCGCAATAAAGCGGTTAAATCCAGAATAAAGCATATCACCAAAGATGTTCGCCTGGCTTCTGCTGAAGGTTCCAAAGAAGATGCCATGGCCAAAATGAATGCGGCTCAAGCGTTAATCGACAAAGCCGTTAAAAAAGGTGTCATCCACAAAAAAACGGCTGCCCGCAAGGTCTCTCGCCTATCCAAACTGGTCAATACGATTGTCATATTTTAG
- a CDS encoding septum formation initiator family protein codes for MTKKQSILITIAVALMFSMLFFIIFGEHGFIDLNTLRDEKVQLQERNEQLTDQNLSLSVEIDRLKHDPHYIENVARQELGMVGENELILKPRHMPKP; via the coding sequence ATGACCAAAAAACAAAGCATCCTTATCACCATTGCTGTTGCGCTAATGTTTTCAATGCTGTTTTTTATCATCTTTGGTGAGCATGGCTTCATCGATTTAAACACTTTAAGGGATGAAAAAGTTCAGCTTCAGGAAAGAAACGAACAGCTGACGGATCAGAACCTCTCGTTGAGTGTCGAAATTGATCGACTCAAGCATGATCCGCATTACATCGAAAATGTGGCCCGTCAAGAACTGGGTATGGTGGGTGAGAATGAACTGATTCTAAAACCCCGGCACATGCCCAAACCCTGA
- a CDS encoding putative molybdenum carrier protein: MIRKIISGGQTGADQAALDAAIKLGIPHGGQIPKGRLTEAGPLPDKYNLSEMSSSSYPQRTEQNVIDSSGTLIISHGPLSDGSDYTRKKAIQHKRPWLHIDLNKTPAFQAATQIRSWLEDHQIETLNVAGPRASKDEKIYKAVFNLIESVYYLQMMNSAQNEAASYQRRNRGVAVKPKTIDEAIQLLINELPLKEKITIANMAADELINLNANIGRYILDQFGLWSGNEELVESCLPYVDYPLHNEDDVAAVIIKELWLRLRQTHRLRIIK; the protein is encoded by the coding sequence ATGATTCGGAAGATTATCTCAGGTGGTCAGACGGGAGCAGATCAGGCGGCTCTTGATGCCGCCATCAAATTGGGCATTCCCCACGGCGGACAAATTCCAAAAGGCCGCTTGACCGAAGCAGGTCCCCTGCCGGACAAGTATAATTTATCAGAAATGTCCAGCAGCAGTTACCCGCAAAGAACTGAGCAGAATGTGATCGATTCAAGCGGTACATTGATCATCAGTCATGGCCCTTTAAGCGATGGTTCAGACTACACCCGCAAAAAGGCCATTCAGCACAAACGCCCCTGGTTGCATATCGACTTAAACAAAACCCCTGCCTTTCAGGCCGCAACCCAAATACGTTCCTGGCTCGAGGATCATCAGATAGAGACACTCAATGTGGCCGGCCCCCGCGCCAGCAAAGATGAAAAAATTTATAAGGCTGTGTTCAATTTAATCGAAAGTGTCTATTACTTGCAAATGATGAATAGCGCTCAAAACGAGGCTGCAAGCTATCAGAGAAGAAACCGCGGCGTCGCAGTTAAGCCAAAAACAATTGACGAGGCCATCCAGTTATTGATCAACGAACTGCCCTTGAAAGAAAAGATCACGATCGCCAATATGGCAGCAGACGAATTGATTAACCTCAATGCCAATATCGGAAGATATATACTGGATCAATTTGGTCTATGGTCCGGCAATGAAGAACTGGTTGAATCCTGTTTACCATATGTAGACTATCCGTTACACAATGAGGATGATGTTGCTGCCGTCATCATTAAAGAGCTATGGCTTCGATTGAGGCAAACCCATCGACTTAGAATTATCAAATGA
- the murJ gene encoding murein biosynthesis integral membrane protein MurJ — protein MSEKSQVIKAAGVVGSATLLSRILGFVRDAVIAWYFGAGQNSDAFIAAFRIPNLLRKLLGEGSISNAFVPVLTDYLAIDGKDEAFRLARSALWLMSVILVVISLGGILMAPLIVKMVAPGFIDAPDKLSLTITLTRIMFPYIFFIGLVALCMGILNVFGHFAAPALAPVLLNLAIIFSVFFLCPHLSTPVLGLAIGVLIGGLLQLTLQLPAMAGRGFRFWQKTKLFHPGLKKISRLIPPIILGGAVYQINVLVGTLLGSFLVEGSITVLYFADRLVQFPLGIFAIAAATAVLPSLSRQAALEDFAGLKDTFGYAVRMTLFMTIPSMVGLIILREPIIMVLFQRGEFSSQATLLTAQALLYYAIGLWAFSAVRIVAATFFALKDTRTPMIVAMVSILANMVLGVVLMKPLSHAGLALATSLASVLNLMLLVMALRKKLGSLGWRRLAQSALKTLGCAVVMGAVVWGASTLIIPTEGAAFIELLVGLLGCVMVGLAVFGTCSYGIKSPEFASMLAELKKGINRK, from the coding sequence ATGTCTGAAAAATCCCAGGTGATTAAAGCCGCCGGCGTCGTCGGATCTGCGACCTTACTGAGCCGTATCCTGGGATTTGTTCGTGATGCGGTCATTGCCTGGTATTTCGGTGCCGGTCAAAATTCAGATGCTTTTATCGCTGCGTTTAGAATACCCAATCTGCTTAGAAAGCTTTTGGGGGAAGGCTCGATCAGTAATGCTTTCGTGCCGGTCCTAACGGATTACCTGGCCATTGACGGCAAAGATGAAGCCTTTCGACTGGCACGTTCCGCCCTCTGGTTGATGTCCGTTATTCTGGTGGTGATTTCACTGGGTGGCATCCTCATGGCACCGCTTATCGTCAAAATGGTTGCCCCTGGTTTCATAGACGCTCCCGACAAATTGTCCCTTACCATCACCCTAACCCGCATCATGTTTCCTTACATTTTCTTTATCGGCCTGGTCGCTCTGTGTATGGGGATTCTAAATGTATTCGGACACTTTGCCGCACCTGCACTCGCACCGGTTTTGTTGAATCTGGCGATTATTTTCTCGGTCTTTTTTTTGTGCCCCCATCTGAGCACGCCCGTGTTGGGGCTGGCCATCGGGGTCCTCATTGGTGGGTTGCTACAGTTGACGCTGCAGTTGCCCGCTATGGCAGGCAGGGGATTTCGTTTTTGGCAGAAAACAAAACTTTTTCATCCGGGTTTAAAAAAAATAAGTCGGCTCATTCCACCGATCATACTCGGCGGTGCCGTATACCAGATCAATGTTCTGGTTGGTACGTTGCTGGGGTCGTTTCTGGTGGAGGGCAGTATAACCGTTTTATACTTTGCCGATCGTCTGGTTCAATTTCCTCTGGGTATATTCGCGATTGCTGCGGCCACAGCGGTTTTGCCGAGTCTCTCCCGTCAGGCCGCCTTGGAAGATTTTGCGGGTTTAAAAGACACTTTTGGTTATGCCGTCAGGATGACGCTGTTTATGACCATTCCGTCAATGGTAGGACTCATCATCCTGCGAGAACCGATTATAATGGTCTTGTTTCAAAGAGGTGAATTCAGCTCGCAGGCCACGCTGTTGACTGCTCAGGCACTTTTGTACTATGCTATAGGTCTGTGGGCCTTTTCGGCTGTGCGAATTGTGGCCGCAACCTTTTTCGCGCTTAAAGACACCCGCACACCGATGATCGTGGCAATGGTTTCCATTTTGGCCAATATGGTGCTTGGCGTCGTTTTGATGAAGCCGCTCAGCCATGCAGGGCTTGCGCTGGCGACATCGCTGGCCTCGGTATTAAACCTCATGCTGCTGGTAATGGCGCTGCGCAAAAAACTAGGCTCACTGGGATGGCGACGCCTTGCGCAATCTGCATTGAAAACACTGGGGTGCGCTGTTGTCATGGGAGCCGTCGTCTGGGGTGCATCAACGCTGATTATTCCGACCGAAGGGGCGGCTTTCATTGAATTACTGGTGGGACTGCTGGGCTGTGTGATGGTCGGGCTGGCGGTTTTCGGTACCTGTTCGTACGGTATCAAAAGCCCTGAATTTGCCAGCATGCTTGCTGAACTAAAAAAGGGCATAAACCGGAAATGA
- the yajC gene encoding preprotein translocase subunit YajC, protein MIDIAYAMGGGAGGEGAAGFGGFIPIILMFVIFYFLLIRPQQKRQKEHRSMISSLKKGDRIITSGGLHGRITGIDDTTLTLEIADKVRVKVARSNVSAMFQPSSQPQPEKK, encoded by the coding sequence TTGATTGATATCGCTTATGCAATGGGTGGAGGAGCTGGCGGAGAGGGTGCTGCCGGATTTGGCGGGTTTATCCCGATCATCCTGATGTTCGTTATTTTTTATTTTTTGTTAATCCGACCCCAGCAAAAAAGACAAAAAGAGCACCGCAGTATGATATCCAGCTTAAAAAAAGGAGACCGGATTATTACGAGCGGAGGACTGCACGGTCGAATTACGGGAATTGATGATACGACGTTAACTCTGGAAATAGCGGACAAAGTCAGAGTTAAAGTTGCGCGCTCCAATGTATCAGCAATGTTTCAGCCGTCTTCACAGCCGCAACCGGAAAAAAAATAA
- the leuS gene encoding leucine--tRNA ligase, protein MNPKYDPHHIEPKWQAYWESNQLFKVTEDPAKEKYYLLEMFPYPSGQIHIGHVRNYTIGDVVARYKRMRGFNVLHPMGWDAFGMPAENAAIANNTHPAKWTYANIDAMRAQLKKLGFSYDWDREIATCRPEYYRWEQWLFLKMYANGMAYRKESFVNWCQSCQTVLANEQVEAGMCWRCGEAVRQKKLAQWFFKTTDYADDLLTYSDQLPGWPEKVITMQKNWIGKSYGAEIRFKVDNQDIVIPVFTTRHDTVFGATFMCLAPEHPLTLQLASGTPQETPVREFVERMSLQDRSDRALEEYEKEGVFLGAYCINPLNGARMPIYTANFALMEYGTGAVMAVPAHDQRDFDFAKKYDLDIVLVVNPSDQNLAADGLTEAYTGDGIMVNSGEFDGLDNRAAMDRIAAYLEKNNLGQKEVSFRLRDWGISRQRYWGAPIPIIHCGTCGVVPVPDSDLPVKLPEDVELLEGGKSPLPELDAFVKTKCPQCGDLNARRETDTMDTFVESSWYFDRYCSPNFDTGMFDKAAVDYWMPVDQYIGGVEHAILHLLYSRYYTRVLNDQGLVGFKEPFTRLLTQGMVCKETVSCQRHGYLLPNEIKVTDGQRFCTQCDQPVVVGRVEKMSKSKKNVIDPNILLEKYGADTTRFFCLFAAPPERDLEWSEQGVEGGYRFLNRVWRLTATWMDRVNDIAAYNGPPDALKGPVKSLYQKTHQAIMKVTRDIEDRFHFNTAISAVMELFNMMSAIDKAEEDPQAVAVMRLAIESVTLLMAPIVPHFAEELWHSLGKTSSVLLAPWPTYLDAALEKDEVLIVIQVNGKLRSKFSVATDTPEEKIKKQALEDPRVAKFTEGQTVKKVIYVKDKLVNIVV, encoded by the coding sequence ATGAACCCGAAATACGATCCGCATCATATCGAACCCAAATGGCAGGCTTATTGGGAGTCCAATCAGCTGTTTAAGGTGACAGAAGATCCGGCTAAGGAGAAATATTATCTGTTGGAAATGTTTCCGTATCCTTCCGGGCAAATCCATATCGGACATGTGCGCAACTATACCATCGGTGATGTCGTTGCCCGTTATAAAAGGATGCGCGGTTTTAATGTTTTGCATCCCATGGGCTGGGATGCATTCGGCATGCCGGCTGAAAATGCGGCGATTGCCAACAATACCCACCCCGCCAAATGGACATATGCCAACATCGATGCCATGCGTGCGCAGTTGAAAAAATTAGGCTTCTCTTACGACTGGGACCGAGAGATCGCCACTTGCCGACCCGAATATTATCGCTGGGAGCAGTGGCTGTTTCTCAAGATGTATGCCAATGGAATGGCCTACCGCAAAGAGTCCTTTGTCAATTGGTGTCAATCGTGCCAGACGGTTCTGGCTAACGAACAGGTTGAAGCTGGCATGTGCTGGCGCTGCGGGGAGGCGGTGCGGCAAAAAAAATTAGCGCAATGGTTTTTTAAAACCACCGATTATGCGGATGATTTACTGACCTATTCAGATCAATTGCCCGGATGGCCGGAAAAAGTCATCACCATGCAGAAGAATTGGATTGGCAAAAGCTACGGCGCTGAAATACGCTTCAAAGTTGACAATCAGGATATCGTCATCCCGGTATTTACCACCCGCCACGATACGGTTTTTGGTGCGACTTTCATGTGTCTGGCACCGGAGCATCCGTTGACGCTGCAGCTGGCAAGCGGCACACCCCAGGAAACGCCTGTGAGGGAATTTGTCGAGCGGATGTCGCTGCAAGACCGTTCCGACAGAGCCTTAGAGGAGTATGAAAAAGAAGGGGTTTTTCTCGGGGCCTATTGTATCAATCCTTTAAACGGTGCCCGTATGCCGATTTATACGGCCAATTTTGCCCTGATGGAATATGGGACCGGTGCGGTGATGGCAGTCCCTGCTCATGATCAACGCGATTTTGATTTTGCCAAAAAATACGACTTGGACATCGTGCTGGTTGTCAATCCTTCGGATCAAAACTTGGCAGCAGATGGTCTCACTGAAGCTTACACCGGTGACGGCATCATGGTGAATTCCGGTGAATTTGACGGCTTGGACAATAGAGCGGCAATGGATAGAATTGCTGCTTATCTGGAAAAAAATAACCTGGGACAAAAAGAAGTCAGTTTCCGACTGCGCGATTGGGGTATTTCCAGGCAACGCTATTGGGGCGCCCCGATTCCAATTATCCATTGTGGCACTTGTGGCGTCGTTCCGGTACCAGATTCAGATCTTCCGGTCAAACTGCCGGAAGACGTTGAACTGCTCGAAGGCGGCAAATCTCCGTTGCCCGAGCTGGATGCATTTGTAAAGACGAAGTGCCCCCAGTGCGGTGATCTGAATGCGCGCCGCGAAACCGACACGATGGATACCTTTGTCGAATCGTCCTGGTATTTTGACCGCTACTGTAGCCCGAATTTTGATACCGGCATGTTTGACAAAGCAGCAGTAGATTACTGGATGCCGGTGGATCAATATATCGGCGGTGTTGAGCATGCGATTTTGCATCTGCTATATTCGCGCTATTACACTCGTGTTTTGAACGATCAGGGACTGGTCGGTTTTAAAGAACCTTTTACGCGGCTGCTGACTCAGGGAATGGTTTGCAAAGAAACGGTTTCCTGCCAGCGGCATGGCTATCTGCTTCCAAACGAAATCAAAGTCACAGATGGCCAACGGTTTTGCACCCAGTGTGATCAGCCGGTTGTAGTGGGCCGGGTTGAAAAGATGTCCAAATCAAAAAAGAATGTGATTGACCCGAACATTCTTCTGGAAAAATACGGCGCCGACACCACCCGTTTCTTTTGTTTGTTTGCGGCACCGCCGGAGCGGGATCTGGAATGGAGCGAACAAGGCGTTGAAGGCGGCTATCGATTTTTAAACCGCGTATGGCGCTTGACTGCAACGTGGATGGATCGCGTTAATGATATTGCTGCATACAATGGGCCGCCCGATGCGCTGAAAGGGCCCGTCAAGTCGCTTTACCAAAAAACGCATCAAGCCATCATGAAAGTCACGCGTGATATTGAGGACCGTTTCCATTTTAATACCGCTATCAGTGCCGTTATGGAGCTTTTTAATATGATGTCGGCCATTGACAAAGCCGAAGAAGATCCACAAGCCGTTGCGGTCATGCGGTTGGCAATTGAATCAGTGACGCTGCTGATGGCACCCATTGTTCCTCATTTTGCTGAAGAGTTGTGGCATTCACTGGGCAAGACGTCCAGTGTATTGCTTGCCCCGTGGCCTACTTATCTGGATGCGGCACTTGAAAAAGATGAAGTATTAATTGTCATCCAGGTAAACGGCAAATTGCGCAGTAAATTCTCGGTGGCGACCGACACACCGGAAGAAAAAATCAAAAAGCAGGCACTGGAAGACCCGCGCGTTGCAAAATTCACCGAGGGCCAGACGGTCAAAAAGGTGATTTATGTGAAGGATAAATTGGTTAATATTGTTGTCTAA
- a CDS encoding ribonuclease E/G, with protein sequence MGIKILINAIDPEECRVAAVKANKLEEFYVESAAQEITQNNIYKGIISRIEPSLQAVFVDYGAERHGFLQRHEIHSDYFHESEDGDHSIEKLVRRGQEVMVQVTKEPFMKKGAMLTTYVSLAGRYLVLMPGNDKHGISRKIADEDERNRLKDLLDKLKIPEDFGLIVRTVGINCTKTLLARDLRYLLRLWKTIKKSVMKETAPALLYRETHLVLRSIRDYFTPEVTEILIDDPSVFQEVKDFIKIISRKHHKIVKLYKGAKPIFTQFGIENQIAPIFESRINLKSGGSIVIEQTEALVSIDVNSGKSTHERSIEKTAFLTNREAAEEAARQLRLRDLGGLIVIDFIDMREPKNRSEVERHLRRFVSEDKAKTKVGKISRFGLLEMSRQRIRPSIEFGSYHPCRHCKGKGLVASTETLAVGFLRKLSLETLKPGITAVLGIVPVDVAAYLLNKKRKEIAELEERRNLSVNIEGDLSMTPGDSKIIYQDHKKP encoded by the coding sequence ATGGGAATCAAAATACTCATTAACGCCATTGATCCGGAGGAATGCCGGGTCGCTGCAGTAAAAGCAAATAAACTGGAAGAGTTTTATGTTGAAAGCGCTGCCCAGGAAATTACCCAGAATAACATATACAAAGGAATTATTTCCCGAATAGAACCCAGCCTGCAGGCGGTCTTTGTAGATTACGGCGCCGAGCGGCACGGTTTCTTGCAACGCCATGAGATTCACAGTGACTATTTTCATGAAAGTGAGGACGGTGATCACTCGATTGAAAAACTGGTCCGCCGCGGACAAGAAGTCATGGTTCAGGTCACCAAAGAACCCTTCATGAAAAAAGGCGCCATGTTGACAACATATGTATCCCTGGCTGGCCGATATTTGGTCCTTATGCCCGGAAACGACAAACACGGCATCTCACGTAAGATTGCTGATGAAGATGAGCGCAATCGCCTCAAAGACCTGTTGGATAAATTAAAAATCCCCGAAGACTTCGGTCTCATTGTGCGCACCGTTGGGATCAATTGTACCAAAACCCTTTTGGCTCGCGATTTAAGGTATTTGCTGCGGCTTTGGAAAACCATAAAAAAAAGTGTAATGAAGGAAACTGCCCCTGCCCTACTCTATCGCGAAACGCATCTGGTTTTAAGGTCCATTCGCGATTACTTCACGCCAGAAGTGACCGAAATTCTAATTGATGACCCTTCAGTGTTTCAGGAAGTCAAAGATTTTATTAAAATAATTTCTCGCAAACACCACAAAATCGTTAAATTGTATAAAGGGGCCAAACCGATTTTTACCCAATTTGGCATCGAGAACCAGATCGCACCCATTTTCGAAAGCCGTATCAATCTGAAATCGGGTGGATCTATCGTCATCGAACAAACCGAAGCGCTGGTATCCATTGATGTCAACTCTGGCAAATCCACCCATGAACGCTCGATTGAGAAAACTGCCTTCTTGACCAATCGCGAGGCGGCTGAAGAGGCTGCCCGACAATTACGGCTAAGAGATCTGGGTGGCCTGATCGTCATTGATTTTATTGATATGCGCGAGCCCAAGAATCGCTCCGAAGTGGAACGCCATCTGCGACGTTTTGTCAGCGAAGACAAAGCCAAGACAAAGGTTGGTAAAATTTCAAGATTCGGATTGTTGGAAATGTCCCGCCAGCGAATCCGGCCTTCGATTGAATTTGGCAGTTACCATCCCTGTCGCCATTGTAAAGGTAAGGGCCTGGTCGCCTCAACAGAGACACTGGCCGTTGGGTTTCTTCGAAAACTCAGTTTAGAAACGCTTAAACCGGGTATTACCGCTGTTTTAGGGATCGTGCCCGTGGATGTAGCTGCTTATCTATTGAATAAAAAACGTAAAGAAATCGCTGAACTGGAAGAACGCCGCAATCTGAGTGTCAACATTGAAGGTGACCTATCAATGACCCCCGGAGATAGCAAGATTATCTATCAAGACCACAAGAAGCCCTAG
- the lptA gene encoding lipopolysaccharide transport periplasmic protein LptA: MKTPQIFRAAAYRVWILNVVFTVLTPLLLSSIVVAEEPSSNRSANASEAEIQIVADQLVTNDAEKFAEFSGDVRASQGSFVITSDRLRIYYQSAAAGAEDQSADRQSVKRIIANGNVQVSTDRFTAKSDRAEYDMQTQVVVFTGENSSIKSDKNILTGSKITLDRKTGQMKVESPPQQRVKAIFYPKKEAEKKE; encoded by the coding sequence ATGAAAACACCTCAAATCTTCCGGGCTGCAGCTTACCGGGTTTGGATCCTTAACGTCGTGTTTACCGTCCTGACACCGCTGCTATTATCATCCATAGTGGTGGCCGAGGAGCCGTCGTCCAATCGTAGCGCAAATGCCAGCGAGGCTGAGATTCAGATTGTCGCAGACCAATTGGTTACCAACGATGCGGAAAAATTTGCAGAGTTTAGCGGTGATGTTCGTGCCAGCCAGGGGTCCTTTGTGATTACCTCCGATCGCCTCAGAATATATTACCAATCAGCAGCAGCGGGTGCCGAAGATCAAAGCGCTGATCGGCAATCTGTAAAGCGCATCATCGCCAACGGCAATGTTCAGGTGTCAACGGATCGATTTACAGCTAAATCCGATCGCGCCGAATACGACATGCAAACACAAGTTGTCGTATTTACAGGAGAAAATTCCAGCATCAAGAGCGACAAAAATATCTTAACCGGATCCAAGATCACCCTCGATCGAAAAACCGGGCAGATGAAGGTTGAAAGCCCCCCACAGCAACGGGTCAAGGCTATTTTTTATCCAAAAAAGGAAGCAGAGAAAAAAGAGTAA